The following are from one region of the Hyphomicrobium album genome:
- a CDS encoding DnaJ C-terminal domain-containing protein — translation MEYKDYYKILGVDRNASQDDIKRAYRKLARTYHPDVSKEADAEAKFKDAGEAYEVLKDPEKRAAYNELGANWKQGQDFRPPPNWDQGFEFSGGGYTNADSAQFGDFFEGLFGQARAGGGARGGRGGFSRREYSAQGEDHHAKVVISLRDAYTGAKREITLRAPELDDSGHVAVKERTLSVTIPKGVREGQHIRLAGQGSPGIGKGQPGDLYLEIAFAPDPIFRVEGKDVSLDLPIAPWEAALGASVKCPTPEGAVMLKIPPNTTKSRTMRLKGKGIPGNPPGDLHAVLRIELPPANTDKAKEIYQQMERDLPFDPRAGLGV, via the coding sequence ATGGAATATAAGGACTACTACAAAATCCTCGGCGTCGACCGCAACGCCAGCCAGGACGACATCAAGCGCGCCTATCGCAAGCTGGCGCGCACCTATCATCCGGACGTGAGCAAGGAAGCGGACGCCGAAGCCAAGTTCAAGGATGCGGGCGAAGCCTATGAGGTCCTGAAGGACCCGGAAAAGCGCGCCGCCTACAACGAGCTCGGCGCCAACTGGAAGCAGGGCCAGGATTTTCGCCCCCCGCCCAATTGGGACCAGGGCTTCGAGTTCTCCGGCGGCGGCTACACCAACGCCGACAGTGCTCAGTTCGGCGATTTCTTCGAGGGTTTGTTCGGGCAGGCGCGAGCCGGCGGGGGCGCTCGTGGCGGCCGCGGCGGCTTCTCGCGCCGCGAATACAGCGCCCAGGGCGAGGATCATCACGCCAAGGTCGTCATCAGCCTGCGCGACGCCTATACCGGCGCCAAGCGCGAGATCACCCTGCGTGCCCCGGAGCTCGATGACTCGGGCCACGTCGCGGTGAAGGAGCGCACGCTCTCCGTCACCATTCCCAAGGGCGTGCGCGAGGGCCAGCACATCCGCCTCGCCGGACAAGGCTCGCCCGGCATCGGCAAGGGGCAGCCCGGCGATCTGTATCTGGAAATTGCCTTCGCACCCGACCCCATCTTCCGGGTCGAGGGCAAGGACGTGTCGCTCGATCTGCCCATTGCACCGTGGGAAGCGGCGCTCGGCGCGAGCGTCAAATGTCCGACGCCGGAAGGCGCCGTCATGCTCAAGATCCCACCGAACACCACCAAGAGCCGCACCATGCGCCTCAAGGGCAAGGGCATCCCGGGCAATCCGCCGGGCGATCTGCACGCGGTCTTGAGGATCGAGCTGCCGCCCGCCAATACCGACAAGGCCAAGGAAATCTACCAGCAGATGGAGCGCGATCTACCTTTCGATCCGCGCGCCGGCTTGGGAGTGTAA
- a CDS encoding chaperone modulator CbpM — protein MPANPKQTVVILDEEEISLADLTRTCRVHAEWVMELVDEGVIEPRTPAPQWRFAATTIVRVEKARRLQNDLGVNLPGVALALQLLDRIDALEARVRATSRRPDPDDAD, from the coding sequence ATGCCAGCAAACCCGAAACAGACCGTCGTCATCCTCGACGAGGAGGAAATCAGCCTCGCCGACCTCACGCGCACCTGCCGCGTGCATGCGGAGTGGGTGATGGAGCTGGTCGACGAAGGCGTGATCGAGCCCCGCACGCCCGCTCCGCAGTGGCGGTTCGCGGCGACGACCATAGTCCGCGTCGAGAAGGCCCGGCGGCTGCAGAACGATCTGGGCGTGAACCTGCCGGGCGTCGCGCTCGCGTTGCAGCTGCTCGACCGCATCGATGCGCTCGAGGCGCGCGTTCGCGCCACCTCGCGTCGCCCCGATCCTGACGACGCCGATTAA
- a CDS encoding tyrosine recombinase XerC, with translation MSEEIAELELPLSADLERAVGAWLSHLQHERGHAEKTLEAYARDVRQFLAFLGQQLGHAPCLADLAHLDLKTFRGFLASRRRSGAVSRSLARSLSALRQLFRWLEAQKLIENRTILQLAMPKIPHSVPKPLTVAKAADVVDPGAGAELDWVMARDAAVLMLLYGSGLRIAEAMSLNAKDAPTPERDVLRIKGKGGKERLVPVLPVVREAVARYVALCPYPLVPDEPLFRGAKGGPLSPRIIQLAMQRLREALDLPPTATPHALRHSFATHLLSAGGDLRQIQELLGHASLSTTQVYTEVDRDRLLAVYDAAHPRS, from the coding sequence ATGTCGGAAGAGATCGCTGAACTGGAGCTGCCGCTGAGCGCCGACCTCGAGCGCGCCGTCGGCGCCTGGCTGTCGCACCTGCAGCATGAGCGCGGCCACGCCGAGAAAACGCTCGAAGCCTACGCGCGCGACGTGCGCCAGTTTCTCGCGTTCCTCGGCCAGCAGCTCGGCCATGCGCCCTGCCTCGCCGACTTAGCGCACCTCGACCTCAAGACCTTTCGCGGCTTCCTCGCCTCGCGCCGGCGCAGCGGCGCCGTCAGCCGCTCGCTCGCCCGCTCGCTCTCGGCGCTGCGTCAGCTATTCCGCTGGCTCGAGGCGCAGAAGCTGATCGAGAACCGGACCATCCTGCAGCTTGCCATGCCGAAGATCCCGCACTCGGTGCCGAAGCCGCTCACCGTCGCCAAGGCGGCCGATGTCGTCGATCCAGGCGCGGGAGCCGAGCTCGACTGGGTGATGGCGCGCGACGCCGCGGTCCTGATGCTGCTCTACGGCTCGGGCCTACGCATCGCCGAGGCGATGAGCCTCAACGCCAAGGACGCCCCGACGCCCGAGCGTGACGTGCTGCGCATCAAGGGCAAGGGCGGCAAGGAACGACTCGTCCCGGTGCTGCCGGTGGTGCGCGAGGCCGTCGCGCGTTATGTGGCGCTGTGCCCATATCCGCTCGTGCCCGACGAACCGTTGTTCCGCGGCGCCAAGGGAGGGCCGCTGTCGCCGCGCATCATCCAGCTCGCCATGCAGCGGCTGCGCGAGGCGCTGGATCTCCCACCCACGGCGACGCCGCACGCGTTGCGCCACTCGTTCGCGACCCATCTTCTGTCGGCCGGCGGCGATCTGCGGCAGATCCAGGAACTGCTCGGCCACGCCTCGCTGTCGACGACGCAGGTCTACACCGAGGTCGACCGCGATCGTCTGCTCGCGGTCTATGATGCCGCACACCCGCGCTCCTGA
- a CDS encoding TraB/GumN family protein, which produces MRRRLGFIFAVFAMALAMPPAGVHAADKTKKDEATPNCHGVDMLAETAARDPQTYNRIMAEAAATKNAGAIFWKVEKQGRPASYLFGTVHLTDERVTTLSPAVKTALNEAKTVALEVSDLSESATSSVIASSAPLVMFTDGQRLDQLLSNTEYDAVKNVVVRAGMPVDLAALFKPWIVTMILSVSDCERIKVQQGARVLDMKIAEFGKSRGLEVVGLETIPAQLESLAAVPQQQQLDMLRTSLKYADRTNDMMETLVQLYVSRKITAAMPFQIAMAREAGVSDQAFAGFQEKLLVERNVKMTAVAEPLLDKGGLFIAVGALHLPGDKGLVALLRESGYTVSPIE; this is translated from the coding sequence ATGCGTCGCCGTTTGGGTTTCATTTTCGCCGTCTTCGCCATGGCCCTCGCCATGCCGCCCGCCGGTGTCCACGCCGCCGATAAGACCAAGAAGGACGAGGCCACGCCCAACTGTCACGGCGTCGACATGCTGGCCGAGACCGCCGCTCGCGACCCGCAAACCTACAACCGCATCATGGCGGAGGCCGCCGCGACCAAGAACGCCGGCGCCATCTTCTGGAAGGTCGAGAAGCAAGGGCGCCCGGCATCGTACCTGTTCGGCACGGTGCACCTGACAGACGAGCGCGTCACCACGCTCTCGCCTGCGGTGAAAACCGCTCTCAACGAGGCCAAGACCGTCGCGCTGGAAGTCTCCGACCTTTCCGAGAGCGCGACCTCCTCGGTGATCGCGTCCTCGGCGCCGCTCGTCATGTTCACCGACGGCCAGCGTCTCGACCAACTCCTGTCCAATACCGAGTACGACGCGGTGAAGAACGTCGTCGTCCGCGCCGGCATGCCGGTGGACCTCGCGGCGCTGTTCAAGCCGTGGATCGTCACCATGATCCTGTCGGTGTCGGACTGCGAGCGCATCAAGGTGCAGCAGGGCGCGCGCGTGCTGGACATGAAGATCGCCGAGTTCGGCAAGTCGCGCGGACTGGAGGTTGTCGGCCTCGAGACGATTCCGGCGCAGCTTGAATCGCTCGCCGCCGTGCCCCAGCAGCAGCAGCTCGACATGCTCCGCACCAGCCTGAAGTACGCCGATCGCACCAACGACATGATGGAAACTCTGGTGCAGCTCTACGTATCGCGCAAGATCACCGCGGCGATGCCGTTCCAGATCGCCATGGCGCGGGAGGCCGGTGTCAGCGACCAGGCCTTCGCCGGCTTCCAGGAGAAGCTGCTCGTGGAGCGCAACGTCAAGATGACCGCCGTCGCCGAGCCCTTGCTCGACAAGGGCGGCTTGTTCATCGCCGTGGGCGCGCTGCATCTGCCGGGCGACAAGGGCCTCGTCGCCCTGCTGCGGGAGAGCGGCTACACCGTCTCGCCGATCGAATAG
- the lpdA gene encoding dihydrolipoyl dehydrogenase, with amino-acid sequence MATYDLIVIGAGPGGYVCAIRASQLGMKVAIVEKRSTFGGTCLNVGCIPSKALLHASELYDEADNQFAAMGIDVKPKLNLKQMLTFKDEAVKGNVDGVAFLLRKNKVDHFHGTGRIKAPGLVEVTFINGEKQDVDAKSIVIATGSAVAKLPGIEIDEEAIVSSTGALSLPTAPKRLLVIGAGVIGLELGSVWRRLGSEVTVVEYLDRVLPGTDAEVAKQLQRILTKQGMVFKLGSKVTGVKKNGAAQAVTIESAQGGDKQTLEADVVLVAIGRVPFTDGLGLSEAGVKLDNRGRAVVDAHYATSVSGIYAIGDVIDGPMLAHKAEDEGIAVAEILAGQAGHVNYDVIPNVIYTAPEVASVGKSEEELKAAGVAYKVGKFPFTANGRAKANQTTDGFVKILADAATDRVLGVHIIGADASEMIAEPSVLMEFGGSAEDLARTCHAHPTLTEAVKEAAMAVDKRAIHF; translated from the coding sequence GTGGCCACCTACGATCTGATCGTCATCGGCGCGGGGCCTGGCGGCTACGTGTGCGCAATCCGCGCCAGCCAGCTGGGCATGAAGGTGGCGATCGTCGAGAAGCGATCGACGTTCGGCGGCACCTGCCTCAACGTCGGTTGCATTCCCTCGAAGGCGCTGCTGCACGCGTCCGAGCTCTACGACGAGGCGGACAATCAGTTTGCCGCCATGGGCATCGACGTGAAGCCGAAGCTCAACCTCAAGCAGATGCTGACGTTCAAGGACGAGGCGGTGAAGGGCAACGTTGACGGCGTCGCCTTCCTTTTGCGCAAGAACAAAGTCGACCATTTTCACGGCACGGGCCGCATCAAGGCGCCGGGCCTCGTCGAGGTGACGTTCATCAACGGTGAGAAGCAGGACGTCGACGCAAAGTCGATCGTCATCGCCACCGGCTCGGCCGTGGCCAAGCTCCCCGGCATCGAGATCGACGAGGAAGCAATCGTCTCGTCTACCGGCGCGCTCTCGCTGCCGACAGCGCCGAAGCGCCTCTTGGTGATCGGCGCCGGCGTCATCGGGCTGGAGCTCGGCTCGGTGTGGCGTCGCCTCGGCTCGGAGGTGACGGTCGTCGAATATCTCGACCGCGTGCTGCCCGGCACCGACGCCGAGGTGGCCAAGCAGCTCCAGCGCATCCTCACCAAGCAGGGCATGGTGTTCAAGCTCGGCAGCAAGGTGACGGGCGTGAAGAAGAATGGCGCGGCGCAGGCCGTGACCATCGAGTCGGCGCAGGGCGGCGACAAGCAGACGCTCGAAGCCGACGTCGTGCTCGTCGCCATCGGCCGCGTGCCGTTCACCGACGGGTTGGGGCTCAGCGAGGCGGGCGTGAAGCTCGACAACCGCGGCCGCGCCGTCGTCGATGCGCACTATGCGACGAGCGTGTCGGGCATCTACGCCATCGGCGACGTGATCGATGGCCCGATGCTGGCGCACAAGGCCGAGGACGAGGGTATCGCGGTGGCCGAGATCCTCGCCGGGCAGGCGGGGCACGTGAACTACGACGTCATTCCGAACGTGATCTACACGGCGCCGGAGGTGGCGAGCGTCGGCAAATCGGAAGAGGAGCTGAAGGCCGCGGGCGTCGCCTACAAGGTCGGCAAGTTCCCGTTCACCGCCAACGGCCGCGCCAAGGCGAACCAGACAACCGACGGCTTCGTGAAGATCCTCGCCGACGCGGCGACGGACCGCGTGCTCGGCGTGCACATCATCGGCGCGGACGCTTCCGAGATGATTGCCGAGCCGTCGGTGCTGATGGAGTTCGGCGGTTCGGCGGAGGACCTGGCGCGCACCTGCCACGCGCATCCGACGCTCACCGAGGCGGTGAAAGAGGCGGCGATGGCCGTCGACAAGCGCGCCATTCATTTTTAG
- a CDS encoding VOC family protein, which yields MAEEDITASIEVYLTVANALEAIAFYEKAFGAKVAYKELTPEGRVQHATLVAFGGHFMLSDYFPDYITDVAPRAADSMGSMTVQINLATPLEVDGAIARAVGAGATATAPASDTFWVMRYGRVRDPFGYVWAFSAPLPLGL from the coding sequence ATGGCGGAGGAAGACATTACTGCGTCGATCGAAGTCTACCTGACGGTAGCGAATGCGCTCGAGGCCATCGCCTTCTACGAAAAGGCGTTCGGCGCCAAGGTCGCCTACAAGGAGCTGACACCGGAGGGGCGCGTGCAGCACGCGACGCTCGTGGCGTTCGGCGGACATTTCATGCTGTCGGACTACTTCCCCGACTACATCACCGACGTGGCGCCGCGCGCGGCGGACTCGATGGGCAGCATGACGGTGCAGATCAACTTGGCGACGCCGCTGGAGGTCGATGGGGCGATCGCACGCGCCGTCGGAGCCGGGGCGACCGCCACGGCACCGGCGAGCGACACCTTCTGGGTGATGCGCTACGGACGCGTGCGCGACCCGTTCGGCTATGTGTGGGCGTTCAGCGCCCCGCTGCCGCTGGGACTTTGA
- the odhB gene encoding 2-oxoglutarate dehydrogenase complex dihydrolipoyllysine-residue succinyltransferase, whose amino-acid sequence MATEIRVPTLGESITEATVGKWFKKSGDAVKADEPLVELETDKVTVEVPAPASGVLDDIKVSEGQTVSVGALLGAIRNGAAASEAKSDRPAPAPAAAKPTAQAEKPAKSSEMPPSPAARKKLAEAGIDAADVVGSGKRGQVLKEDVGAAKAPEPDASPAPPAASSSPPTRGLAPMPVPVQHLRVPAPPNDAAREERVRMTKLRQTIAQRLKDAQNTAAILTTFNDVDMSAVIKLRNDYKELFEKRHGVKLGFMGFFVKACLQALKDVPAVNAEIDGDEIVYKNYYHIGVAVGTERGLVVPVVREADRMSLAEIEAQVTDYGKRARDGKLGIEDMLGGTFTITNGGVYGSLLSTPILNAPQSGILGMHRIEERPVVRNGQVVARPMMYLALSYDHRIVDGKDAVAFLVRVKECLEDPQRFLLEL is encoded by the coding sequence ATGGCGACCGAAATTCGCGTGCCGACCCTGGGCGAGAGCATCACCGAGGCGACCGTCGGCAAGTGGTTCAAGAAGTCGGGTGACGCGGTGAAGGCGGACGAGCCGCTGGTCGAGCTGGAGACCGACAAGGTCACGGTCGAGGTGCCGGCGCCAGCCTCCGGCGTGCTCGACGATATCAAGGTGAGCGAGGGCCAGACCGTGTCGGTCGGCGCTTTGCTCGGAGCGATCCGTAACGGTGCCGCGGCAAGCGAGGCGAAGAGCGATAGGCCGGCGCCAGCACCGGCCGCGGCCAAGCCCACCGCTCAGGCTGAGAAGCCAGCTAAGAGCTCCGAGATGCCGCCGAGCCCAGCCGCGCGCAAGAAACTGGCCGAGGCAGGCATCGACGCCGCCGATGTGGTCGGCTCCGGCAAGCGCGGCCAGGTTCTGAAAGAGGACGTGGGGGCTGCGAAGGCGCCGGAGCCCGACGCCTCGCCAGCGCCGCCGGCAGCATCATCCTCGCCGCCGACGCGCGGGCTAGCCCCCATGCCGGTCCCAGTGCAGCACCTGCGCGTGCCCGCGCCGCCCAACGACGCGGCGCGCGAGGAACGCGTTCGCATGACCAAGCTGCGCCAGACCATCGCGCAGCGCTTGAAGGACGCGCAGAACACCGCCGCCATCCTGACGACGTTCAACGACGTCGACATGAGCGCCGTTATAAAATTACGCAACGATTACAAGGAGCTGTTCGAGAAGCGCCACGGCGTGAAGCTCGGCTTCATGGGCTTCTTCGTGAAAGCCTGCCTGCAGGCGCTGAAAGATGTCCCGGCCGTCAACGCCGAGATCGACGGCGACGAGATCGTCTACAAGAACTACTACCATATCGGCGTCGCCGTCGGCACCGAGCGCGGGCTCGTCGTGCCGGTGGTGCGCGAGGCGGACCGCATGAGCCTCGCCGAGATCGAGGCGCAGGTCACCGACTACGGCAAGCGGGCCCGGGACGGGAAGCTCGGCATCGAGGACATGTTGGGCGGCACCTTCACCATCACCAACGGCGGGGTCTACGGCTCGCTGCTGTCGACGCCGATTCTCAATGCGCCTCAATCGGGTATCCTCGGGATGCACCGCATCGAGGAGCGCCCGGTCGTCCGCAACGGGCAGGTCGTCGCCCGCCCCATGATGTACCTGGCCCTGAGCTACGACCACCGCATCGTCGACGGCAAGGACGCCGTGGCCTTCCTTGTTCGCGTCAAAGAATGTCTTGAAGATCCGCAGCGGTTTCTTCTTGAGCTCTGA
- a CDS encoding 2-oxoglutarate dehydrogenase E1 component: MARNPLNEAFLRTSFLSGANAAYVEDMQAEYERNPGSVSDEWRHFFESLNEERSGRINGDRGPSWGVPAPELLENGDLVSALTGEYEATERQLRTNLQAKSQALGFEMTPAASLRATQDSIRALMLIRAYRVMGHLAADLDPLGLADRKVHRELKPETYGFTEADLDRPIFIDRVFGLETATMRQILRIMRRTYCRHIGVQYMHITSPSQKAWIQDRIEGEEKDIRFTPEGKRAILNKLIETETFEKFCEVKYTGTKRFGIDGAEAMVPALEQIIKRGGQLGVKEIIVGMAHRGRLNVLANVMAKPHRAIFHEFKGGSFKPDDVEGSGDVKYHLGASSDRSFDGNNVHLSLTANPSHLEIVDPVVLGKVRAKQDQRGCAAGERTPVLPLLIHGDAAFAGQGVVAECFGLSGLKGHRTGGSIHFIINNQIGFTTNPRLSRSSPYCSDVARMIEAPIFHVNGDDPEAVVHVAKIATEFRQKFQKPVVIDMFCYRRYGHNEADEPMFTQPLMYKAIKSHPTVIDVYSKRLAEEGVVPLEESQRMHTSFRAHLEEEFGSADNFRPNKADWLDGRWAGMGFADDDARRGVTGVAIDRLQIIGRRITSIPPDFNAHKVVRRLLERRREMVDKGEGIDWSMAEHLAVGSLLSEGFPVRLSGQDSERGTFSQRHAVLIDQETERRWTPLKHVANDQARFEVINSMLSEEAVLGFEYGYSLAEPNALVMWEAQFGDFANGAQVVFDQFISSGERKWLRMSGLVCLLPHGYEGQGPEHSSARLERYLQLCAEDNWQVANVTTPANYFHILRRQLQRKFRKPLILMTPKSLLRHKRVVSKLDEMGPGTTFHRLLWDDAEHKPEEKIKLVSDEKIKRVVLCSGKVYYDLYDAREAAGIDNVYILRVEQLYPFPARALMHELARFGQAEMVWCQEEPKNMGAWSFIEPNLTWVLERIEAKHRRPIYAGRPASASTATGQLSRHLMEQKTLVETALTGGTEG, translated from the coding sequence ATGGCTCGCAATCCCCTCAATGAAGCTTTCCTCCGCACCTCGTTCCTGAGCGGGGCCAATGCGGCCTACGTCGAGGACATGCAGGCCGAGTACGAAAGAAACCCTGGCTCGGTCAGCGACGAGTGGCGGCATTTCTTCGAGAGCCTGAACGAGGAGCGCTCCGGCCGCATTAACGGCGACCGCGGCCCTTCGTGGGGCGTCCCGGCCCCGGAGCTCCTGGAGAACGGCGATCTCGTCTCCGCCCTCACCGGCGAGTACGAGGCGACCGAGCGCCAGCTCCGCACCAACCTGCAGGCGAAGTCGCAAGCGCTCGGCTTCGAAATGACCCCGGCGGCGTCGCTGCGCGCCACGCAGGATTCGATCCGCGCCCTGATGCTCATCCGCGCCTATCGCGTAATGGGCCATCTGGCTGCCGACCTCGACCCGCTCGGCCTCGCCGACCGCAAGGTGCATCGCGAGCTGAAGCCGGAGACGTACGGGTTCACCGAGGCCGACCTCGATCGGCCGATCTTCATCGATCGCGTGTTCGGTCTGGAGACGGCGACGATGCGGCAGATCCTGCGCATCATGCGCCGCACCTACTGCCGGCACATCGGCGTGCAGTACATGCACATTACCAGTCCCTCGCAGAAGGCGTGGATTCAGGACCGCATCGAGGGCGAGGAGAAGGACATCCGCTTCACGCCCGAAGGCAAGCGCGCCATCCTCAACAAGCTGATCGAGACGGAGACGTTCGAGAAGTTCTGCGAGGTGAAGTACACCGGCACCAAGCGTTTCGGCATCGACGGCGCCGAAGCCATGGTGCCGGCGCTCGAGCAGATCATCAAGCGCGGCGGCCAGCTCGGCGTGAAGGAGATCATCGTCGGCATGGCGCATCGCGGGCGCCTCAACGTGCTCGCCAACGTCATGGCCAAGCCGCACCGCGCCATATTCCACGAGTTCAAGGGCGGCTCGTTCAAGCCGGACGACGTCGAAGGCTCGGGCGACGTGAAGTACCACCTCGGCGCCTCGTCGGATCGCTCCTTCGACGGCAACAACGTCCACCTGTCGTTGACGGCGAACCCGTCGCATCTGGAGATCGTCGATCCCGTCGTGCTCGGCAAGGTGCGGGCGAAGCAGGATCAGCGCGGCTGCGCCGCCGGCGAGCGCACGCCGGTGCTGCCGCTGCTCATCCACGGCGACGCGGCGTTCGCCGGCCAGGGCGTCGTTGCCGAGTGCTTCGGCCTGTCGGGCCTGAAGGGACACCGGACCGGCGGCTCGATCCACTTCATCATCAACAACCAGATCGGCTTCACCACCAACCCGCGCCTGTCGCGTTCCTCGCCCTACTGCTCGGACGTGGCGCGCATGATCGAGGCGCCGATCTTCCACGTGAACGGCGACGATCCCGAAGCGGTGGTGCACGTCGCCAAGATCGCCACCGAGTTCCGGCAGAAGTTCCAGAAGCCGGTCGTCATCGACATGTTCTGCTACCGGCGCTACGGCCACAACGAGGCCGACGAGCCGATGTTCACGCAGCCGCTGATGTACAAGGCGATCAAGTCGCATCCGACGGTGATCGACGTCTACTCCAAGCGCCTCGCTGAGGAAGGCGTCGTGCCGCTGGAAGAGAGCCAGCGCATGCACACGAGCTTCCGCGCGCACCTGGAGGAGGAGTTCGGCTCGGCCGACAACTTCCGTCCTAATAAGGCGGACTGGCTCGACGGCCGCTGGGCGGGCATGGGCTTCGCCGATGACGACGCGCGCCGCGGTGTGACCGGCGTCGCCATCGACCGGCTGCAGATCATCGGGCGGCGCATCACCTCGATCCCGCCCGACTTCAACGCCCACAAGGTCGTGCGCCGCTTGCTCGAGCGCCGCCGTGAGATGGTCGACAAGGGCGAGGGCATCGACTGGTCGATGGCCGAGCATCTGGCGGTCGGCTCACTGTTGTCCGAAGGCTTCCCGGTGCGCCTGTCGGGGCAGGATTCCGAGCGCGGCACCTTCTCGCAGCGCCATGCCGTGTTGATCGACCAGGAAACGGAGCGGCGCTGGACGCCTCTGAAGCACGTCGCCAACGACCAGGCGAGGTTCGAGGTCATCAACTCGATGCTGTCGGAGGAGGCGGTGCTCGGCTTCGAGTACGGCTACTCGCTCGCCGAGCCCAACGCGCTCGTCATGTGGGAGGCGCAGTTCGGCGACTTCGCCAACGGTGCACAGGTCGTGTTCGACCAGTTCATCTCGTCCGGCGAGCGCAAGTGGCTGCGCATGTCGGGCCTCGTCTGCCTGCTGCCGCACGGTTACGAGGGGCAGGGGCCGGAGCACTCATCGGCGCGGCTCGAGCGCTACTTGCAATTGTGCGCCGAGGACAACTGGCAGGTGGCGAACGTCACGACGCCCGCCAACTACTTCCACATCCTGCGCCGTCAGCTGCAGCGCAAGTTCCGCAAGCCGCTCATCCTGATGACGCCGAAGTCGCTGCTGCGTCACAAGCGAGTCGTCTCCAAGCTCGACGAGATGGGCCCCGGCACGACGTTCCATCGCCTGCTGTGGGACGATGCCGAGCACAAGCCGGAGGAGAAGATCAAGCTCGTCTCCGACGAGAAGATCAAACGCGTGGTGCTCTGCTCGGGCAAAGTCTACTACGACCTCTACGACGCGCGCGAAGCCGCCGGCATCGACAACGTCTATATCCTGCGCGTCGAGCAGCTCTATCCGTTCCCGGCGCGCGCGCTGATGCATGAGCTCGCCCGCTTCGGGCAGGCCGAGATGGTATGGTGCCAGGAAGAGCCCAAGAACATGGGCGCCTGGAGCTTCATCGAGCCGAACTTGACGTGGGTCCTGGAGCGCATCGAGGCCAAGCACCGGCGACCGATCTATGCCGGGCGCCCGGCGTCGGCATCGACGGCGACGGGACAATTGTCGCGGCACCTCATGGAGCAGAAGACGCTGGTCGAGACGGCGCTGACCGGCGGCACGGAAGGATAA
- the sucD gene encoding succinate--CoA ligase subunit alpha yields MAILVDKSTKVLCQGVTGAQGTFHTKQAMAYGTTIVGGVTPGKGGSKHPDEELAGVPLFDTVAEARAATGADATSIYVPPPFAADAILEAIDAGIPFIVAITEGIPVLDMVKVKRALEGSGSRLLGPNCPGVLTPNECKIGIMPGNIFQAGRVGIVSRSGTLTYEAVKQTSDAGLGQSTAVGIGGDPVKGLEFIEVLDLFLADPKTDSIIMIGEIGGSAEEEAAEFIKREAKKGRSKPMAGFIAGGTAPPGRRMGHAGAIISGGKGKAEDKLEAMRSAGIAIAASPAALGTTLMGVLKGERSTGAKTDRKKPQTKHAKVAE; encoded by the coding sequence ATGGCTATTCTCGTAGACAAATCGACGAAGGTTCTTTGCCAGGGCGTCACCGGCGCCCAGGGCACGTTCCACACCAAACAGGCGATGGCCTACGGCACCACGATCGTCGGCGGCGTGACGCCCGGTAAGGGCGGCTCCAAGCACCCCGACGAGGAGCTGGCCGGCGTGCCGCTGTTCGACACCGTAGCCGAGGCGCGTGCCGCGACCGGCGCCGACGCCACCTCCATCTACGTGCCGCCGCCGTTCGCTGCCGACGCCATCCTCGAAGCCATCGACGCCGGCATTCCGTTCATCGTCGCCATCACCGAGGGCATCCCGGTGCTCGACATGGTCAAGGTGAAGCGGGCGCTGGAAGGCTCGGGCTCGCGCCTGCTCGGGCCGAACTGCCCGGGCGTGCTGACGCCGAACGAATGCAAGATCGGCATCATGCCGGGCAATATCTTCCAGGCCGGGCGCGTCGGCATCGTCTCGCGCTCGGGCACGCTCACCTACGAGGCGGTGAAGCAGACGTCGGACGCGGGTCTCGGCCAGTCGACCGCCGTCGGCATCGGCGGCGACCCGGTGAAGGGGCTCGAGTTCATCGAGGTGCTCGACCTGTTCCTGGCGGACCCGAAGACGGATTCCATCATCATGATCGGCGAGATCGGCGGCTCCGCCGAGGAAGAGGCCGCCGAGTTCATCAAGCGCGAAGCGAAGAAAGGCCGCTCTAAGCCGATGGCCGGCTTCATCGCCGGTGGCACGGCCCCGCCCGGGCGGCGCATGGGCCATGCGGGCGCCATCATCTCGGGCGGTAAAGGCAAGGCGGAAGACAAGTTGGAGGCCATGCGCTCGGCCGGAATCGCCATCGCTGCAAGCCCGGCGGCTTTGGGAACGACGCTGATGGGCGTGCTCAAGGGCGAGCGCTCCACAGGCGCCAAGACGGATCGCAAGAAACCGCAAACTAAGCATGCCAAAGTAGCCGAGTAA